One stretch of Archocentrus centrarchus isolate MPI-CPG fArcCen1 chromosome 5, fArcCen1, whole genome shotgun sequence DNA includes these proteins:
- the LOC115780962 gene encoding uncharacterized protein LOC115780962 isoform X1 translates to MATRSEIQDKEMAAHQKMTLRVIFTETDIRKVVLNTRPTTVEDLIGKLKESLGLNFNFSLQYQDPEFNYEVCNLTDIEDLPEKPTVKVIPLLELVSVSTSEEILSGTPSVADTEILSTSSQERQKQWPDCFDIPDFSVDVAYRLRQADLQFLRDGTHLKVTKELKHEILERLAESMYSYTAYPNNAQFESVAQALISKHPSLQERGSTSRCSGWKNSLKFKMANYRTKRRRSGCLDVAVNAGKRGGHSTEGEPANKNIKKAKKGEINFLPNFPDGFNQVALEGARKDLVNEMQKRTPNGQLVKEKMDLTFALRRKEVVESEPAVCEMVERWPALFTEDQVCMEFNRIVGKNLKQEFYESIDRHSPRLIEIFRSKRGNIGQMLTQLSQQTKTAEPTDIRTLVLRGLPVILGDNPTDFYKPAFDSDDDDSFRNIDIGILLVEPEGAVPSSSLHLSPASLKIVIEGEVVMDNIQDLPKAMCLLFGLAYAMHLSYPISMKFTFQFIQQVFLELGHVELKPKLQTLKNQLAM, encoded by the exons ATGGCAACGAGGAGTGAGATCCAAGACAAGGAG atggcagcacaccAGAAGATGACCTTGAGAGTAATTTTCACAGAGACAGATATAAGAAAGGTTGTTCTGAATACAAGACCTACtacagtggaggatttgataGGCAAGCTTAAAGAATCACTGGGACTTAATTTCAACTTCAGTCTCCAGTACCAAgatcctgaattcaattatgaaGTGTGCAATCTGACAGATATCGAAGATCTtcctgaaaaaccaacagtcaaggTCATCCCTCTACTTGAGTTGGTATCTGTCTCAACATCTGAAGAAATTTTGAGTGGCACACCCAGTGTAGCAGATACAGAGATCCTCTCTACATCCTCGCAGGAGCGACAGAAACAGTGGCCAGATTGTTTTGATATCccagatttttctgttgatgtagCATATAGACTTAGGCAAGCAGATCTTCAGTTTCTTCGTGATGGTACGCACCTGAAAGtaacaaaagagctgaaacatgAGATTCTTGAAAGATTGGCAGAGAGCATGTATAGTTACACAGCATACCCAAATAATGCTCAGTTCGAAAGTGTTGCACAAGCCCTCATAAGCAAGCACCCCTCTCTCCAGGAGCGAGGCTCAACCAGTCGCTGTAGCGGCTGGAAAAAtagtctaaaatttaaaatggctaattacagaacaaagcGCAGAAGATCAGGGTGCCTTGATGTAGCAGTAAATGCAGGGAAACGAGGAGGGCATTCAACTGAAGGAGAACCAGCCAACAAGAACATCAAGAAGGCAAAGAAAGGCGAGATCAACTTCTTACCCAACTTTCCAGACGGATTTAATCAGGTAGCCCTTGAGGGTGCCCGCAAAGACTTGgttaatgaaatgcagaagagaaCACCAAATGGACAGCTTGTAAAAGAGAAGATGGATCTGACGTTTGCattgagaagaaaagaggtggtGGAGTCAGAACCTGCCGTATGTGAGATGGTGGAACGTTGGCCTGCTCTTTTCACAGAAGATCAG gTATGCATGGAGTTCAACAGGATTGTTGGCAAGAATCTCAAACAGGAATTCTATGAGAGCATTGATCGGCACAGTCCTCGTCTTATCGAGATTTTTCGATCCAAGAGAGGGAACATTGGCCAAATGTTGACACAGCTTTCCCAACAAACAAAG ACTGCAGAGCCAACTGATATTCGAacactggtgctcagaggactTCCTGTTATCCTTGGTGACAAccccacagacttctacaaaccagccttt gactcagatgatgatgactctTTCCGCAACATTGACATTGGGATCCTCCTTGTTGAACCTGAAGGTGCTGTGCCCTCATCCTCCCTGCATCTCAGTCCAGCCTCACTAAAAATTGTCATTGAGGGAGAAGTGGTGATGGACAACATTCAAGACCTGCCAAAAGCTATGTGTCTTCTCTTTGGACTTGCATATGCAATGCATCTCAGTTACCCCATTTCTATGAAGTTCACGTTCCAGTTCATCCAACAGGTATTTCTTGAGCTGGGCCACGTTGAACTAAAACCAAAGTTACAAAcattgaaaaaccagcttgcgaTGTAA
- the LOC115780962 gene encoding uncharacterized protein LOC115780962 isoform X2, protein MAAHQKMTLRVIFTETDIRKVVLNTRPTTVEDLIGKLKESLGLNFNFSLQYQDPEFNYEVCNLTDIEDLPEKPTVKVIPLLELVSVSTSEEILSGTPSVADTEILSTSSQERQKQWPDCFDIPDFSVDVAYRLRQADLQFLRDGTHLKVTKELKHEILERLAESMYSYTAYPNNAQFESVAQALISKHPSLQERGSTSRCSGWKNSLKFKMANYRTKRRRSGCLDVAVNAGKRGGHSTEGEPANKNIKKAKKGEINFLPNFPDGFNQVALEGARKDLVNEMQKRTPNGQLVKEKMDLTFALRRKEVVESEPAVCEMVERWPALFTEDQVCMEFNRIVGKNLKQEFYESIDRHSPRLIEIFRSKRGNIGQMLTQLSQQTKTAEPTDIRTLVLRGLPVILGDNPTDFYKPAFDSDDDDSFRNIDIGILLVEPEGAVPSSSLHLSPASLKIVIEGEVVMDNIQDLPKAMCLLFGLAYAMHLSYPISMKFTFQFIQQVFLELGHVELKPKLQTLKNQLAM, encoded by the exons atggcagcacaccAGAAGATGACCTTGAGAGTAATTTTCACAGAGACAGATATAAGAAAGGTTGTTCTGAATACAAGACCTACtacagtggaggatttgataGGCAAGCTTAAAGAATCACTGGGACTTAATTTCAACTTCAGTCTCCAGTACCAAgatcctgaattcaattatgaaGTGTGCAATCTGACAGATATCGAAGATCTtcctgaaaaaccaacagtcaaggTCATCCCTCTACTTGAGTTGGTATCTGTCTCAACATCTGAAGAAATTTTGAGTGGCACACCCAGTGTAGCAGATACAGAGATCCTCTCTACATCCTCGCAGGAGCGACAGAAACAGTGGCCAGATTGTTTTGATATCccagatttttctgttgatgtagCATATAGACTTAGGCAAGCAGATCTTCAGTTTCTTCGTGATGGTACGCACCTGAAAGtaacaaaagagctgaaacatgAGATTCTTGAAAGATTGGCAGAGAGCATGTATAGTTACACAGCATACCCAAATAATGCTCAGTTCGAAAGTGTTGCACAAGCCCTCATAAGCAAGCACCCCTCTCTCCAGGAGCGAGGCTCAACCAGTCGCTGTAGCGGCTGGAAAAAtagtctaaaatttaaaatggctaattacagaacaaagcGCAGAAGATCAGGGTGCCTTGATGTAGCAGTAAATGCAGGGAAACGAGGAGGGCATTCAACTGAAGGAGAACCAGCCAACAAGAACATCAAGAAGGCAAAGAAAGGCGAGATCAACTTCTTACCCAACTTTCCAGACGGATTTAATCAGGTAGCCCTTGAGGGTGCCCGCAAAGACTTGgttaatgaaatgcagaagagaaCACCAAATGGACAGCTTGTAAAAGAGAAGATGGATCTGACGTTTGCattgagaagaaaagaggtggtGGAGTCAGAACCTGCCGTATGTGAGATGGTGGAACGTTGGCCTGCTCTTTTCACAGAAGATCAG gTATGCATGGAGTTCAACAGGATTGTTGGCAAGAATCTCAAACAGGAATTCTATGAGAGCATTGATCGGCACAGTCCTCGTCTTATCGAGATTTTTCGATCCAAGAGAGGGAACATTGGCCAAATGTTGACACAGCTTTCCCAACAAACAAAG ACTGCAGAGCCAACTGATATTCGAacactggtgctcagaggactTCCTGTTATCCTTGGTGACAAccccacagacttctacaaaccagccttt gactcagatgatgatgactctTTCCGCAACATTGACATTGGGATCCTCCTTGTTGAACCTGAAGGTGCTGTGCCCTCATCCTCCCTGCATCTCAGTCCAGCCTCACTAAAAATTGTCATTGAGGGAGAAGTGGTGATGGACAACATTCAAGACCTGCCAAAAGCTATGTGTCTTCTCTTTGGACTTGCATATGCAATGCATCTCAGTTACCCCATTTCTATGAAGTTCACGTTCCAGTTCATCCAACAGGTATTTCTTGAGCTGGGCCACGTTGAACTAAAACCAAAGTTACAAAcattgaaaaaccagcttgcgaTGTAA